Proteins co-encoded in one Flavobacterium fluviale genomic window:
- a CDS encoding glycosyltransferase, which produces MGIFKRIKGYYKRKEIIKNQTDQSIPNYEIYDVDKRTIVFFDISLPSFDLDSGSNRLREIILLFKDKGYNCVICSKNTFRDNKYVKGFSDLGAIVYVETNQYQNYFDFVTKIPKVDFVWYHGARSLKYNFKKLRNLLPDAISIFDMVDIHFLRYKRAIKIDPMRISLRKNYNRFFNIETKLAQNADYVVTISDIEKEIMAKYIDNKKLITISNIHYQKIDREEGLHFENREDILFIGSQHEPNINAIHYLYHDIMPIVWEKNSNIRVNIIGNVNEKINEISDPRFIFQGYVPDISSFFKQNKMMVAPLRYGAGVKGKIGQAFEYYLPVITSSIGAEGMNLVHEKNALIYDTKEEFASAIIELYNNKDLWMELQENSEKSLEPFSIKVLESLFSKFETL; this is translated from the coding sequence ATGGGGATATTTAAAAGGATTAAAGGTTACTATAAAAGAAAAGAGATAATCAAGAATCAAACGGATCAATCTATTCCAAACTACGAGATTTATGATGTGGATAAGAGAACGATTGTTTTTTTTGATATTAGTCTACCTTCATTTGATTTAGATTCTGGTTCTAATAGACTTAGAGAAATCATTCTCCTTTTTAAAGATAAAGGTTATAATTGTGTTATTTGTTCAAAAAATACATTCCGAGATAACAAATATGTTAAAGGATTTAGTGATTTGGGCGCAATTGTTTACGTAGAAACCAATCAGTATCAAAATTATTTTGATTTTGTAACAAAAATTCCAAAAGTTGATTTTGTATGGTACCACGGAGCGAGAAGTTTAAAGTATAATTTTAAGAAACTTAGAAATTTGCTTCCAGATGCTATATCCATTTTTGATATGGTTGATATTCATTTTCTTCGTTATAAGAGAGCTATTAAAATTGATCCGATGAGAATTTCGCTCAGAAAAAATTATAATAGATTCTTCAATATAGAAACCAAACTAGCTCAAAATGCAGATTATGTAGTTACTATTTCTGATATTGAGAAAGAAATTATGGCAAAATATATTGATAACAAAAAATTGATTACCATTTCGAATATTCACTACCAAAAAATTGACAGAGAAGAAGGATTGCATTTTGAAAATCGTGAAGATATCCTTTTTATTGGTTCTCAGCATGAGCCCAATATCAATGCAATTCATTATTTATATCACGATATTATGCCAATTGTTTGGGAGAAAAATAGCAATATCAGAGTAAATATTATTGGAAATGTAAATGAAAAAATCAATGAGATTAGTGATCCAAGATTTATATTTCAAGGTTATGTGCCAGATATAAGTTCTTTTTTTAAACAAAATAAGATGATGGTCGCACCCTTGCGATACGGCGCTGGAGTAAAAGGTAAGATTGGACAGGCTTTTGAATACTATCTGCCTGTTATTACATCTTCTATTGGTGCCGAAGGAATGAATCTGGTTCATGAAAAAAATGCTTTGATTTATGACACCAAAGAAGAATTTGCATCTGCAATAATTGAACTATATAACAATAAGGATCTTTGGATGGAATTGCAGGAAAACTCCGAAAAGAGTCTGGAACCATTTTCAATTAAAGTGCTGGAATCGCTATTTTCCAAATTTGAAACTTTATAA
- a CDS encoding thioredoxin family protein, with the protein MKKLFLLIFFFGITSTGFCQLKSRTFEEVDSLQQIQKRKIIVFIHTDWCQFCQRMKATTFKNKEIIEKLNSDFYFIDFNAEEKRDITFNNQVFKFKPSGNNVGVHELALQFGTINNQIVYPVLCVLNDNNEIILQYNNYLSPKDFKVLLEKIKDYNQ; encoded by the coding sequence ATGAAAAAGCTATTTCTTCTAATATTCTTCTTCGGAATAACTTCAACAGGATTCTGCCAGTTAAAAAGCAGGACTTTTGAGGAAGTAGATAGTTTGCAGCAAATTCAAAAACGAAAAATCATTGTTTTCATCCATACCGATTGGTGTCAGTTTTGCCAAAGAATGAAAGCAACGACTTTCAAAAACAAAGAAATTATAGAAAAGCTAAATTCAGATTTCTATTTTATTGATTTCAATGCCGAGGAAAAACGGGATATTACGTTTAATAATCAGGTTTTTAAATTCAAACCTTCGGGAAATAATGTTGGCGTTCATGAACTGGCTTTACAGTTCGGAACTATTAATAATCAAATTGTATATCCGGTTTTATGCGTTTTGAACGACAATAACGAAATTATTCTGCAGTATAATAACTATTTAAGTCCAAAAGATTTTAAAGTTCTTTTAGAAAAAATTAAAGATTATAACCAATAG
- a CDS encoding TonB-dependent receptor produces MKNSILILILFNLQFSFAQETTKISGFISGEGRKIQAANVHLLGTNQKTISDSLGYYSFENIEMENGRIQVTSTGFKPVTQRFSIIKGQNLNLDFDLEDNDNQLNEVVVSGTLKAVKRLESAVPVEVYSPTFFKKNPTASIYDALQNINGVRPQLNCGVCNTGDIHINGLEGPYTLVLIDGMPIVSSLSTVYGLSGIPNSLVERIEIVKGPASSLYGSEAVGGLINIITKNPTNAPVFSADYFTTSYFESNLDLGMKFNVGKKATSLLGVNYFNYDQVIDKDKDNFTDVTLSERISVFNKWNFQRNNNRLFTIAARGMYEDRWGGDVRWEKKYRGGDEIYGESIYTKRGELIGSYQLPFEEKLMLSFSGNVHYQDSRYGTTSYIANQKIGFLQLTWDKKSGRNDLLAGIANRYTYYDDNTPATEEAESTWLPGIFVQDEITFSPKSQVLLGARYDYNSIHGSIFTPRLAYRFKANENTIFRLNAGTGFRVVNLFTEDHAALTGSRDVVIQNDLKPEKSVNVNLNYIQKINFENGTFMGIETTAFYTRFSNKIISDYETDPNKIIYDNIDGYAISQGISTNVDLNFTNGLKFILGATVLDNKNVQDKISERPFLTERFTGTWSVSYKIQPWNLLLDYTGNVYSPMKLPLLNEYDPRNPNSPWYSIQNIQFTYTGWKDFEVYGGVKNLLNFTPKQNNPFLISRTNDPFDKNVQYDSAGKVMVTPDNPYGLTFDTTYVYGQNQTIRGFIGLRYNLR; encoded by the coding sequence ATGAAAAATTCAATTTTGATATTGATATTATTTAATTTACAATTTTCTTTTGCGCAGGAAACCACTAAAATCTCAGGTTTTATTTCTGGTGAAGGAAGAAAAATACAGGCCGCAAACGTTCATTTATTAGGAACAAACCAAAAAACAATTTCTGATAGTTTAGGATATTACAGTTTTGAAAATATAGAAATGGAAAATGGAAGAATTCAAGTGACCTCGACTGGATTCAAACCTGTAACCCAAAGATTTTCAATTATAAAAGGACAAAATCTAAATCTTGATTTTGATTTGGAAGATAACGATAATCAATTAAACGAAGTTGTGGTTTCCGGAACTTTAAAAGCAGTCAAGCGATTGGAAAGTGCCGTTCCTGTTGAGGTTTATTCACCAACTTTCTTCAAAAAAAATCCGACGGCTAGTATTTACGATGCACTTCAAAATATAAACGGCGTTCGTCCACAGCTCAATTGCGGTGTTTGTAACACGGGAGATATTCATATAAATGGTTTGGAAGGTCCGTATACTTTGGTTTTGATCGACGGAATGCCAATTGTAAGCAGTCTTTCGACGGTTTATGGTTTATCTGGAATTCCGAATTCTTTGGTAGAAAGAATTGAAATTGTAAAAGGTCCCGCCTCTTCTCTTTATGGAAGTGAGGCTGTTGGCGGCTTAATCAATATTATCACTAAAAACCCAACAAATGCGCCTGTTTTTTCTGCGGATTATTTTACAACTTCTTACTTCGAAAGCAATCTCGATTTGGGAATGAAATTTAATGTCGGCAAAAAAGCGACTTCACTTTTAGGCGTAAATTACTTCAACTACGATCAGGTTATTGATAAAGACAAAGATAATTTTACGGATGTGACACTTTCTGAACGAATTTCAGTCTTCAATAAATGGAACTTTCAACGAAATAACAACCGTCTCTTTACAATTGCTGCGCGCGGCATGTATGAAGACCGCTGGGGCGGAGATGTTCGCTGGGAGAAAAAGTACAGAGGAGGTGACGAAATTTACGGTGAAAGCATTTATACCAAAAGAGGAGAGTTAATTGGAAGTTATCAATTACCATTTGAAGAGAAATTAATGCTTTCATTTTCTGGAAACGTGCATTACCAAGACAGCCGATACGGAACGACATCTTATATTGCTAATCAAAAAATTGGTTTTCTGCAATTGACTTGGGATAAAAAAAGCGGTCGCAATGATTTACTTGCGGGAATTGCCAATCGATATACGTATTATGACGACAATACTCCAGCGACAGAAGAGGCTGAAAGTACTTGGCTTCCGGGAATTTTTGTTCAGGATGAAATTACATTTTCGCCTAAAAGTCAGGTTTTGCTAGGTGCGCGTTACGACTATAACTCGATTCATGGTTCGATTTTTACACCGAGATTGGCATATCGTTTCAAAGCAAATGAAAACACAATTTTTCGATTAAACGCTGGAACCGGATTTCGCGTAGTGAATTTATTTACGGAAGATCATGCCGCGCTTACAGGTTCCCGAGATGTGGTGATACAAAATGATTTAAAACCAGAGAAATCGGTAAACGTCAATCTGAATTATATTCAGAAAATCAATTTCGAAAATGGAACATTTATGGGAATTGAAACGACGGCTTTTTATACGAGATTCAGCAATAAAATCATTTCAGATTATGAAACAGATCCCAATAAAATTATTTACGACAACATTGATGGTTATGCGATAAGTCAGGGAATCAGCACGAATGTTGATTTAAATTTTACAAATGGCTTAAAGTTTATTCTTGGCGCGACAGTTTTAGACAATAAAAATGTTCAGGACAAAATTTCAGAAAGACCTTTTTTAACCGAAAGATTTACAGGAACATGGAGTGTTTCATACAAAATACAACCTTGGAATTTACTGTTGGATTATACCGGAAATGTTTACAGTCCGATGAAATTGCCTTTATTGAACGAATACGATCCGAGAAATCCAAATTCGCCTTGGTACAGCATTCAGAATATTCAGTTTACGTATACAGGCTGGAAAGATTTTGAAGTTTACGGAGGTGTCAAAAATTTGCTGAACTTTACCCCAAAACAAAATAATCCGTTTTTGATTTCTAGAACCAACGATCCTTTCGATAAAAATGTACAATATGATTCGGCTGGAAAAGTAATGGTTACGCCTGATAATCCATACGGACTGACGTTTGATACCACTTATGTTTATGGGCAAAACCAGACTATTCGCGGGTTTATTGGATTGCGATATAATTTGAGGTAA
- a CDS encoding NAD(P)/FAD-dependent oxidoreductase: MKEKNFDVIIIGGSYSGLSAAMSLGRSLRQVLVIDSGLPCNRQTPHSHNFITQDGEKPAVISAKAKLQVELYKTVHFYNGLATKAIKKESGFEISTESGKVFTSRKVLFATGVKDLIPEIKGFADCWGISVLHCPYCHGYEVKNEKTAIIANGEIAFDFAKLISNWTKNLSLCTNGKSTLTLEQTEILKKHGVAIFEEEIDSFEHEQGYIQNIIFKNQEKTAVKAIYARPPFEQHCNLPKELGCEITEQGLLKVDFMQNTNVGGIYASGDCTTQMRSVAIAVSTGSFAGAVINKDLIEEDF; the protein is encoded by the coding sequence ATGAAAGAGAAAAATTTTGACGTGATTATTATTGGCGGAAGCTACAGCGGTTTGTCTGCTGCAATGAGTTTAGGACGTTCACTCCGTCAGGTTTTGGTAATTGACAGCGGTCTGCCTTGTAACAGGCAAACGCCGCATTCCCATAATTTTATTACACAAGACGGGGAGAAACCCGCAGTTATTTCGGCGAAAGCCAAATTACAAGTCGAGCTTTATAAAACAGTTCATTTTTATAATGGACTTGCCACAAAAGCAATTAAAAAGGAAAGTGGATTTGAAATCTCAACCGAATCAGGTAAAGTTTTTACATCCAGAAAAGTTCTATTTGCGACTGGTGTTAAAGATTTAATCCCGGAAATTAAAGGTTTTGCAGATTGCTGGGGAATTTCGGTGCTTCATTGCCCGTATTGTCATGGTTACGAAGTGAAGAATGAAAAAACAGCCATTATTGCCAATGGAGAAATCGCATTTGATTTTGCAAAATTGATTTCGAATTGGACAAAAAATTTAAGTTTATGTACCAATGGAAAGTCGACTTTGACTTTAGAACAAACAGAAATACTTAAAAAACATGGAGTTGCAATTTTTGAAGAAGAAATTGATTCATTTGAACATGAACAAGGTTATATTCAAAATATCATCTTTAAAAATCAGGAAAAAACTGCCGTAAAAGCCATTTATGCAAGACCGCCATTTGAGCAGCATTGTAATTTGCCCAAAGAATTAGGCTGTGAAATTACCGAACAAGGTTTGCTGAAAGTCGATTTTATGCAAAACACAAACGTTGGTGGAATTTACGCAAGTGGGGATTGTACAACGCAAATGCGATCTGTGGCAATTGCAGTTTCGACAGGTTCTTTTGCGGGTGCTGTGATTAATAAAGATCTTATTGAAGAGGATTTTTAA
- a CDS encoding MerC domain-containing protein → MKKTTSSVYDILGISSAAICLVHCLIFPLLTILPLGLTHNPIIDLVFASIGLFAIFKITKKSSLLISSILIVSMSSILISILSEIILDIHIDLIYFGGVGMIIGHLLNYKSHRKQDH, encoded by the coding sequence ATGAAGAAAACTACCTCATCCGTTTACGATATTTTAGGAATTTCCAGCGCAGCAATCTGTCTAGTTCACTGCTTAATTTTTCCGCTCTTAACGATTCTTCCTTTAGGACTGACTCACAATCCAATTATCGATTTAGTATTTGCCTCAATCGGTTTATTTGCAATCTTCAAAATTACGAAAAAATCAAGTCTTTTGATTTCGTCAATCTTGATTGTTTCAATGAGCTCAATTTTGATCAGTATTTTGAGTGAAATAATATTAGACATTCATATTGATCTAATTTATTTCGGTGGTGTCGGAATGATTATCGGACATTTATTGAATTACAAATCACATAGAAAACAAGATCATTAA
- a CDS encoding Fur family transcriptional regulator — translation MKTTRNTTAKTAVLEVFDKSKTALSHTEIQKQLNDVCDRVTIYRILDRLVNDDIIHKISNLDGTVKYAKCNHSHQRVHIHNHAHFSCENCHEITCLENVKPSYIMPHNYKVNEINFTLSGLCPKCLNSNI, via the coding sequence ATGAAAACTACGCGTAATACCACAGCTAAAACCGCTGTATTAGAGGTTTTTGACAAATCAAAAACGGCATTATCCCATACTGAAATTCAAAAACAATTGAACGACGTTTGTGATCGTGTAACTATTTACAGAATTTTAGACCGCTTGGTTAACGACGATATTATTCATAAAATCTCAAATCTTGACGGAACAGTAAAATACGCAAAATGTAACCATTCGCATCAGCGTGTACATATTCATAATCATGCTCATTTCAGCTGTGAGAATTGCCATGAAATAACTTGTTTGGAGAATGTAAAGCCTAGCTACATTATGCCGCATAATTATAAAGTCAACGAAATTAATTTTACATTATCAGGATTATGTCCGAAATGTTTAAATTCTAACATTTAA